The DNA segment AATTTGCGAAAATTCAGTCGCTTCGGTTTGAGCGGTACCAGTCATACCGGCTAGTTTTTTATACATTCTAAAGTAGTTTTGATATGTTGTATCTGCTAAAGTTTGGCTCTCCTCTTGGATTTTTACGCCCTCTTTTGCTTCAAGTGCCTGATGAAGCCCCTCGCTAAAACGGCGTCCTTCACTTAAGCGACCAGTAAATTCATCAACGATTACGACCTCGTGCCCTCTAACAACATAATGAACATCTTTTTCAAAAAGATTGTGAGCCTTTAGTGCTTGATCAAGATGATGACTTAAAATTGCATTTTCAAGGTTATATAAATTTTCAACCCCAAAGAGCTCCTCGGCTTTGTTTATACCCTGTTCTGTAATAAGTATCGTTCTATTTTTCTCATCAACTACAAAATCCCCAGTTGGTTTTGAGTTTGGTACGGCTGGATCGGCTGCCTCGCCACGAGTAAGTTTTTTAGCAACCTCATTTGCCTTGACATATCCATCAAGTGTGCGATTTGTAGGACCTGAAATGATCAAAGGCGTTCTTGCTTCATCAATTAAAATACTATCAACCTCATCGACGATAACAAAGTTGTGCTTGCGTTGAACTTTATCGTTTAAGTCAAATTTCATATTATCGCGAAGATAATCAAAGCCAAATTCCGAGTTTGTGCCGTAAGTTATATCGGCGTTGTAGGCCTCTTTTCGTGCGTCATCATCGTGTTGTCCGCTTAAAATTACACCAACGCTAAGCCCTAAAAAATTATAAAGTTCGCCCATTTGCGTGGCGTCGCGTTTAGCTAGGTAGTCATTAACTGTTACGACGTGCACACCTTTTCCACTCATCGCATTTAGTACAACTGGCAGGGTTGCAACTAGGGTTTTGCCCTCGCCCGTTTTCATCTCGGCTATCCTGCCGTCATTTAAAACCATACCGCCGATTAACTGCACGTCAAAATGACGCATTTTTAGCACCCTTTTTGAAGCCTCTCTAACGATAGCAAAGACTTCATTTAGCACCAGATTTTCACTCTTTCCAGCTCTTACTTCATCCCTTAATGCGTTAAAAGCGGACTTTAGCTCATCATCGCCCATATTCTCATATTGTTTTTCAAGCTCATTTATACCCTTAACTCGCTTGACATATTTTTTAAGCTCTCTATCGTTTTGAGTGCCAAAAATTTTACGAAATAACATACTAAACATTTATCACCTTTTTAATTTTTAAAGCTTTGATTTTATCATACTCTAACTATTTATTTAATTAAATTTAGCTAAAATAGCAAGTTTTTAAGGAGGGAAAAATTGAAAAAAATTCTACTAATTTTCGCTTTTTGTGTCGCATCTTTTGCCTCAGAACTTAACTTTAACACCATTGAGAGCGACTTTGCACAAGTTGTAAACAGCAAAGAAAGTAAGGTTACCTACACTGGTAAATTCTACGCTACAAGCGATAATAACGCACTTTGGATATATTATAGCCCAACACCAAAAAAAATATACTTTTCTGCAACGCACGTAGTTGTGGTAGAAGATGAGCTTGAACAAGCAGTTGTATCAAAACTAGAAAATACGCCAAATTTAGCTCAAATTCTAGCAAATGCAAAAAAAATCACACCGACGCTTTATAAGGCGGTTTATGACGACGTGGAGTATTTTATAAACACCAAAAACGGACTACCTCAAAGCATTGACTACCAAGATAAGCTGGATAATAAGATAAAAATCACGCTAAATAACACGATAAAAGATAAAAGCATCCCAGCAAATTTGCTAACTCCAAATGTCCCAAAAGGTTATGACATCATAACCCAGTAATCTACTCGCCAAAATCCTTGCCAAATTCTCCGATAGAGTTTAAATCTATCGGACGCTGGTTTATATCCTTTAGCTCCGGCGATATCACAATATCGTTTGATTTTTTACTATTTGTCTCTTTGTGGCTATCTGAGATAGTGCATAAATTTTTAGCCCTTATGGCGTTTATGATTTCGTCTATTTCGGGCTTTTCTACTACTTTTAGGCTGATTATTAAAACTTCATCTAAATTTACAGAGTGTTTTTTTACCGCATATTTTATAAATGCTTGTTTGAATTTCTCCTTGCCTACTGATGTTAAGAGATCTTCTGCATAAAAACTTCCAATTATAACATTTAAGGCATCTAGCACATAGGCCTCATTTTCGCTCACACTATCGCCTAAAATTTCAAGACTTACCCTTATCTTTTTTGTACTATTTTGAGATACTTTTGAATAAACATCAGCCTCAAAATCACTAATCCTAAACGCGTCTGCATAGCCAAAAATAGCCAAAATCAAAACCAAACATATCTTTTTCAAATGCTCTCCTTAATATTTTTAAACTCACTTTGCATATAAAATTTTCTAACCTCTTCATCAACCTTTACAACCCTTTGCAAATACCGATAAAAGTCCTGTGTCCTGCTATAAATTAGCTTTAAATTTGCAGGATCTATCGCACGAGAAAGTGCCACATAAAGCTGTCCATTAGCAAAAATTTGGTTTAAATCACAAGTTAAATTGCTAATACTCATACCTTGTGATTTATGTATAGTAAGTGCGTAAGAAAGTTTAAATGGAAACTGCAAGAAACTAGCTAAAACACGCTCACTAAGTCCATTTTCATCAGATATTGGCTCACTTAGTTTAAAATTATTCCTTTCGACTTCGCAAATTTCGCCATTTTCTTTTCTAATAATCACACTACTTATCTCTGCACCGTCACGCACAACCTGCATAACCTCACCCTGCTCACCGTTATAATACTCGCCCCATTTATTTGTAATAAAAATAACCCTAGCCCCAAGCTTGATGATAAGCTCTTCTGAGACATTTAGAGACGCCTTAAAGCTCTCAAGCCGTTTTGGATTTAACCCCTCTTCAAATACGCTTATCTGTGCTTTTAGAGTTATGGCTGGGGATTTTATACGCTCAAGCATAAAGTTGTTTAACCTATCTACGCCGACATTTGTCCCAAAAAGCACACTGGTATTTTCGCTAGGCTCAAACTTAAAAACCAAAAGAGATTTTGTATACGAAGCAACCTCATCATCAATCACTCCAACTCTAAGCCTAGATAATATATCATAAAATTTTATATCCTGTGTGCGTTTTGAAATTTTAAGCTCGATATTTGTCAGGTTAAAATCTCGCCAAGCACTTGCGTTAAATGCGTAGCTAAAGTCAAAAAGTGCGTTTTGTTTTGTCTGCTTTTTAACTGGTGGAAGCTGGTAAAAATCTCCAACAAAAAGCAACCTACCGCTAAATTTTGAGTTTAAAAGTCTAAAGCGTATCATCTCAAGCAAATTTGCACTAACCATTGATATCTCATCAAGCACGATAAGATCAGCACTATCAAGCATAGTCTTAAGTCTTTTTAGCTTCTCGGTTTGCTTTTTATCATAAGCCAAAAGCTCGTTAAAATCACTACAAATTCCAAATTTAAAAAAGCTATGCACACTTACTCCACCGATATTAACCGCACTAATACCAGTCGAGCCTAAAACGATAACGTTTTTTAACTCACTTCTGTATCGCTTGATAATGGCTGATGTTAGATAGCTTTTACCCACACCGCCACCACCAGTTAAAAAGACATTTGAATGTTTTAAAATTTCTAAAATTTCTTCTAGCAATACATACCTTTTTTTGGCAAATTATAGCAAAAACACCGCTTATTTTAAGTCAAAAAAGATAAAATTAACCTTTTTAATTTTAAGGATTTATAATGAAAAAGAGTTTTCTTACAATATTTCTTGCGGTATTTTTTATATCTTGCTCAAGCACTGCTCCAGCGCCAAATGGCGACACGGCAAAGCAAAAAGATATACCCCCGTCTAAAATAACAATTGTAAACCTTGGAGAGCAAAGTGTGAATTTGTTGCCAAAAATAGATATAAACGAGCAATTTGACGCCTCTAAAATGCTATCAAAACGCTTTGCAAATTTTGATTTAAAACCAAGCAAAAAGGACGCAAAAAATGCATTTTGGGCACTTGATATATACAAATTTAAAAGCAACAAGCCATACTACGGCTCAAACCTTAAACCGCTAACAAAAGAGTGGTTTAAAAAACATCACGAAAACGCAAACGAAACCGCCTTTTTAACACTTAACGCAATAGGCGTAACAACGGCAAACACAGACTTAAGAAATCTGCCAACAAAAGAGCCAGTATTTTTTAACCCCCAAAATGCTGCAGAGGGCTATCCATTTGACTATCTTCAAAGCTCAACCCTAAGCGTTGGTTTCCCTATTTTCATCTCTCATCTATCAAAAGATGGGGCTTGGGCTATGGTAAGAGATGACGATGTTTGGGGCTGGGTAAGCGTAAATGACATAAAAATCATAAGCAAAAAAGAGGCAAACGAGTATCAAAACTCAAATTTCATCACAATCCTAGAAGATAAAACGCCAGTTTATGACGAAAATGGCTGGTTTTTATTTCACGCTAGAATCGGCTCGCTACTGCCTTTTAGTAGTGAAAGTGATTTAAATTTCACAGGGCAAATATACACTCAAAATGGCAAAAAAACGTATAAAATAGCTAAAGAAAAGTCTGCTAAATTTCCACTTGTAATGAATGAAAAAAGCTTAAAAACGATGATTTCAAGCCTTTTAAATGAACCATACGGCTGGGGTGGGATTAGTAACCTGCGCGACTGTTCGCTTCTTACAAAAGATCTACTTGGTAGTTTTGGTTTGTGGCTTCCAAGAAACTCAAAAGCTCAGTCAAATATCGGCGAAAAAATAAGCCTAGAAAATTTAACCAACGAGCAAAAAATTTCAGTAATAAAAGCTAAAGCAGTTCCGTATCTAACGCTACTTCATTCGCCAGGGCACATTATGATTTATGTTGGCGTAAAAGATGAAAATGTGCTTATCCTGCACGATGCGTGGGGCATTAAAACCAAAGATGACGGACGAGCGTTAATTGGACAAACAGCCATTACAACGCTATTTGTGGGCTCTGATGTAAAAAATGTCGAACCAAGCTCACTGCTAATATCAAAGATAAAGTCCATAAACATTTTAGGGCAAAGTGAAATTTTAAAAAAGATAGCAGATGAGCCTTGTAATGACACTGACGCTAAAGCAAAATATAACGCACTAGCCCCGTTAAACACGCCACTTAGCGACGCTGGGAGATGCCGGGATTATGAGTTTTTAAACAAAACCTACGGCTCTAGCCAAGCCCAAGTATCACAAAATTTAAAAGATGTCATTTGGCTTAAAGATTTTGGAGCAAAAAGACTAAAGTTTAATGCCAAAAATGGTGCTGCAGACGCACTACAAAAGGTTAGTGATGAGTTAAATGAACTTGCAAAAAAAGAGCCTGAAATTTTAAAATTTCTAAATGATAGTGGGACATTTAAATGGCGACACATAGCCAATACAAATCGCCTAAGTGCCCATAGCTACGGTATCGCTATCGATATAAATGTGAGTGATAGTAGCTACTGGCAATGGCACAAAGAGTATAAAAATACTCTACCAAAAGAGGTGGTTTATATATTTGAAAAGCACAAATTTATATGGGGCGGTCGCTGGAGGCACTTTGATACTATGCACTTTGAGTACCGCCCAGAGATATTTTAGTCTTTTTCAAAGTCCCAAACGACACGACCGCTTTTTATGGTTTTAACAGCCATACCTTTTAGCTTTTTGCCAATTAATGGGGAATTTATGGATTTTGACTTATTTAGTTTCTCATCATAAATATACTCCAAATTTGGATCAATTATCGCAATGTCGGCTAAAAATCCAGCTCTTATCTCGCCTTTGTTATCTAGCTTTAAAATTTTGGCTGGGTTTTTTGAGGTTAGAGCTACCATTTGTTCTAAGCTTATGACATTTTCATCAACCAATCTTAGCGTTAAAGGCACTAGCGTTTGAAGTCCGATGATACCAAATGGGGCTTTATCAAACTCTACGCACTTTTCGTCTGTGTGGTGTGGGGCGTGATCTGTTGCGATTACGTCAATTAGTCCGCTTTTTAAGGCCTCTCTAATCGCCTTAACATCGCTAATCTCGCGAAGTGGTGGCGACATTTTAAAATTTGTATCGTATGCGTTTGCTAAAATTTCATCATCACTAAACGTGAAGTGATGAGGCGTGGCTTCGCAGGTGATTTTTATGCCGTCATTTTTTGCCATTTGTATAATTTTTAGCGAATATGCCGAGCTTACGTGAGCGATATGCACGTGTCCGCCAGTAAGCTTTGCTAATAGCATATCACGACTTACTGAAATTTCCTCTTTTTCACGAGCCATACCTTTAAGCCCCAAAATCGCCGAAACCGCACCCTCGTGCATAACGCCCTGTCTGCAAAGTGAGCAGTCTTCTGAGTGGCTTATACAAAAACTGCCGTGCTGGGCTGAGTATTCAAGTGCCGCTCTCATCACAGCAGAGCTTGAAACAGGCAGTCCGTCATCACTAAACGCAACCGCTCCAGCTTCGCACATATCGCCCATTTCAACGATTTCGTTGCCATTTAGCGATTTTGTAATAGCTCCGATTGGCAAAAGATCAATTAACCCGCACTCTTTTGCCTTTTGTATCATCGCACGAGTAATACTAGCGTTATCATTTACTGGATTTGTGTTTGCCATAGGTAAGCAAGTAGTCACGCCACCAGCCACGGCAGCCTTTGAGCCACTGATAATATCATCTTTGTATTCAAGCCCGGGATCTCTAAAATGTACGTGCATATCAATAAGCCCCGGCATTACAAGCTTATTTGAAGCGTCAATCTCTAAATCAGCACTAAAATTTTCATTGCCAACAGCAATAATTTTGTCATTTTCAATTAAAACATTTGCCTTTATTGTGCCATCATAATTTACCACAACGCCGTTTTTAATTAAAACTTTCATCACTACTCCCTATTTTGTGCTAGTGTAGCAAGGATTGCCATACGCACGGCTACGCCGTTTTCTACCTGATTTAGTATCACGCTTTTTTCGCCGTCTGCTACGTCTGAGTTTAGCTCAACACCGCGGTTTATTGGCCCTGGATGAAGGATAATCGCATCTTTTTTAGCTAGATTGGCCCTAACCTTGTTTAAGCCAAAGAATTTTGAATACTCCCTGCTACTTGGGAATGCCACGTCGCCGTCAGCCCTTTCAAGCTGAATTCTAAGCATTATAATCACATCAACGCCCTCAACTGCCTCCTCCATAGTTTTTGCTATTTTACAATCAAAAACTTGTGCGTCTTTTGGCATCATCATCGCTGGAGCAAAAAGTCTAACATCAATGCCAAATTTTCTCATCGCCCAAATGTTTGAACGTGCCACGCGAGATCTTGCGATATCGCCGATGATTGCTACACTGGTGTTTTTATCAAGGCTTTTATTAAACTCGCAAAGTGTGAAAAGATCAAGCAGGGCTTGGCTAGGATGCTCATTTAAGCCATCTCCTGCATTTACAATACTTGCGTCCGTATTAGTCGCTGCAAGTTTAGCCGCTCCAGAGCTTGGGTGGCGAAGCACGATGATATCGGTTTTCATCGCTGACATATTATTTATGGTGTCAATTAGCGTTTCGCCTTTATTTACGCTTGAAGTTGAAGCACTAAAATTTACAGCGTCCGCGCCCAGTCTTTTTGCAGCTATCTCAAAGCTAGTTCTAGTGCGCGTTGAGTTTTCATAAAAGGCGTTTATCGTGGTCTTGCCACGTAAGTAATCGCACTTTTTTACACTTTGTAAATTTAACTCTTTAAACTCTTTTGCTCTGTCTAAAAAGTATAAGATTTCGCTAGTTTCAAGCTCTCTAAGCCCAAGCAAATCTTTTCGTTTATAGCTCATAACGCCCTACTTTCCAAGCACATTACAAGCTGCGGTGTAGCCTAAATCACAAGCTTTTTTAAACAAAGCCGCTGTCTTCTCCTCATCTTTTTTTCCATCTTTATTTAAGCCATAAGCGTGCATTTCAGCTAGTTTTGAACACGCCATAGCTTCGTTTTCATCGCACATTTTGCTAAAAATTTGCTCAGCCTGTGCGTAATCTTTTTTAACACCATCCCCATTAAAAAGCATTATAGCATTCATCGAGCACGCCTTTTTCACGCCCTCGCCACACGCCCTATTAAAGCTAGTGTAAGCGTTTAAATAATCCTTTGCCATAAACTGCTCTTGTGCCTTTTGGTAGTTTTCACTTGCAACTAAAGAGGCAAAAGCCAAACCTGCGATTAAAATTTTCTTCATTTTTTACTCCTTAAATAGTTTTGTGTGGTGTTTTTTCATATATTCAACAATCTCAATAACCTCATCAACGCCTTGAGAATTTGAGTTTTCTAGTGCGTCATCAATGCACTCTACATAAATTCCAGCCGCCTCTTCTAGCTTTGACTTTTTAACCCCAGCGTAATATAAAAGCCCTTCTAAAACTACGCTAAGCTCGTAGCTAAGCTCCTCAACACTTACATCATTTTCTCTCATACGCTCTCCTTTGTCTTTTTATCAATTAGTTCAACAACCTGCGATTTTATCGTATCATAATCGTAGCCGTCTTTAAAATTTGCAAACATACCGCCACTTGCATTTACGTGTCCGCCGCCACCGACTAAATTTTTAGCCATTAAGCTTACATCAACCTTGCCATTAGCCCTAAAACTCATCGTCTTTTTGTTTGTAATGTCTATAAAAAAGTCAAAATCAGGGTTTGCAACCAAAAAGTCATTGCCAATTACAGAAGTATTGCCGATATTGTAGGTTAAAATTCCACGAAATTCGTTGTATTTTATCTCAAATTTATCTGCGTTTTGGGTTAAAATTTTAACAACGTAGTTTGAGATTAGATTGCTTAGCGTATCATCAATATCTGCTTTAAAAAACTCCTTTTTTATGCCGTGAATCGCCATATCAAGCCCGATGTAGTCGTTTTTTTCATTAAAAAATTTACGTGCGTTTTTGAGCAGATGAAACATATAAAGTGAGTTTTGTTCCTCAAACATAGTTTTGTTTATATCCTTTGCATTTGCTATAAGTCCAAGGCAGACCTTGCCCATTTCAAAATACTTGCTATCTTTTAGCCAAATATCAACAGAATTTACAACATCAGCAAAAAGCGATAAACTCTCATCAGGTTTAAACATTTTTGAGAAAAAATCGTAGCAAATTTTAGTCGCACAACGGGAGCTATCTAGAAAATACCAGCTAAACTCACTAGCACACTCAGCACCGCTTTGGTGATGATCTAACAAGAATAATTTGGCATTTTTGTCCGCCAATTTAGTCTCAAAATCCGCACATTGCTCTTTTGTTAAATTAAGATCGGTTATTAAAATAAGAGCTTTTTCATCATCAAGCTGAGCTAAAATTTGATTAAATTTCTCATCAATCTCTCTGCCGTAGTTTGAGTTTAAATAAACGCCATTTTTAAGGTAAAATTTTGAGATATATTGGCAAGAGTATCCGTCTAAATCGGTGTGTGAAAGGTGAAAAAATTTCATAATTATCCTTGTTTTATAAATTTGGCACTTCAATGACGCCAACCGTTTCAAACGGCGTATTTGGCGAAATTTCAGCAAAACTTAGCACGACAATGTCAATGCTAAAATTAGCCACGATATCGGCTATAAATTTTCTTAAACTTGGCTCAACACAGATTATCATCGCGCCCATTTGACTAACTGGGCGTTTTTGTTTTTCTGCTCTTAAGGCGGCTACAATTGATGAAGTTTGAGCGACATTTATCATAAGATGATATGCTCCGTCTTTATACTGAACGGCGTCGATTAACTTTTGTTGAACGCTTGTTTCAAAGATATAAAAGCTAAGTTCGCCCTTTTCATCAATATAAAGCGAGGTTATAACCCTTGCAAGCGAGGCTCTAACGTGCTCAATAATCATATCTAAATTCTTGCTAACCTCGGCAATATCGCTAATTGCTTCTAAGATTGTAATTAAATCCTTAATAGGTATTGAGTTTTTAAGCAGAGCTTTAAGAACCTTTTGGATAAGTCCAACACTAGAAACACGCAATGTATCCTCAACTATGACTGGATACTCCGCCTTTAGCTTATCAAGTAAATTTTGAGTCTCTTGGCGAGTTAAAATTTCATATGAATTTTGCTTAACCATCTCGCTAATATGCGTAGATATCACACTAGCTGGATCAACTGTTGTGTAACCGCTTAAAATTGCGTCCTCTTTTATGCTCTGATCTATCCAAAGTGCGTCAAGTCCGAAAGCAGGCTCTTTTGTCGGAATTCCCTCGATATCTTCACTAACCAAACCGCTATCCATAGCTAGAATTTTATCGGCATAGATTTCGCCCTGACCGATGATTATGCCTTTTAACTTAAAGCGGTACTCGTTTGGTGGCAACTGAAGATTGTCGCGTATGCGAATTTGTGGCATTAAAAAGCCAAGCTGAGTGGCGATATTCCGGCGTATAGCTCGTATTCTCTCGGTTAGGTCATTTTCGGCTAATTTTATAAGTCCATAGCCTATCTCAAGCTCTAAAAATTCTGGTCTTAAGATGTCATTTATCTTTTTTTCTTCCTCTTTAGCTATCTCTTCTATGCTTTTTTTAACTGGCTTTGCGGCAGCTTGTTGCGCGCTTGTCGCTGTGCCACCAGCCACAGGAGAGGCACCACCTTTTGCTGATGTTTGTTTTGGCGAAATATCTAGCAAATTGCCGTCATTGCTTTGTTTTACTATATAGCCAAGACCCAAAAATATAAATGAGATAAATCCGAGCGAAAGTGTTGGCAAACCTGGCACTAATGCAAACATAAAAAGTATAAAACCAACTATAAATAAAATTTTATAATCGCCAATAAGCTGATTTACAGAACCCTCAGCAAAGTTATCGCCATCTTTACTGGCACGAGTTATTATAATAGCGGTCGCAGTCGATGTAATAAGTCCTGGAATTTGACTAACCAAGCCGTCACCTATCGTTAAAATCGTGTAATACTGGGCAGAAGTTGCCATATCTAATCCGTGCTGAAACGAACCAATCGCAAAGCCACCTAAAATATTTATGATAGTGATGATAATACCAGCAACAGCATCGCCTTTTATAAATTTTGACGAACCATCCATCGCTCCGTAAAAATTTGCTTCGCCAATAACTGCTTCACGGCGTTCTCTTGCGGTTTTTTCATCAATTAGTCCCGCATTTAAATCCGCGTCAATCGCCATTTGCTTTCCAGGCATAGAATCAAGTGTAAAACGTGCTTGAACCTCTGAAACACGCGTTGAACCCTTTGTAACAACCATAAAATTTATAAGCACCAAAATACAAAAAACGATGATACCTATAACGTAGTTTCCACCAACCACAAACTGCCCAAAGCTTGATATTATCTCACTTACAGCGTCAGGTCCATTGTGCCCCTCGCTTAAAATCATACGAGTTGTAGCTATGTTTAAAGATAGCCTAAATAGCGTGATTATAAGTATTAGCGTAGGGAAAGTGCTTAGGTCTGTTGGCTTTGGAACATAGATTGAAATTAAAACAATAAGCACCGAAATAGATATCGAAAGCGCCAAAAAAAAGTCCAAAATCGGACTAGGCAGTGGCACGATAATTATGGCAAGGATAGCAATTAGCACCGCTACTATGCTAAGCCCCTTAAATTTACTAAATTTATTTACATATTTAAGGGCGGGCAAAACTAGCGTGTTTATGTTATTTTTTGCCATTTTACTGCTTGTTTATTATGTCTTGTAGTCTAATATTCTCAAGCGTTTCGTCAACTTTTTGTTGCAAGTTGTTAAACATAGACCAAATTTGACAAGTTGCTGCCTTATTGCTAGGGCACTCATCGGCCGAACTTGAGCATTCAAAAACATTTGTAGGACGCTTCTCAACACTTTGAACTATGGCTTTTATACTGATATTTTTTGGATCATCACTAAGCGTAAAACCGCCATTTGCACCCTTAAATGATTTTAAAATTTTATCTTTTGCAAGGGATTGTAAAATTTTGGCCAAAAAGCTCTTTGAAATTTTTAACTCATTTGACATCGTATCAACGTCGATTGGTTCTTGTTTTTGAGAGATATAAATTAGCGATATTAAAGCATATTCACTAGCTTTTGTAAAAAGCACATCTAATCCTTGTCGTTTTATTTTGTCTGATATTTTAGTCAAAGTTTGCTAGATTTTTAATTAAATCTGTAATCTTTAAGGGTTAAAAATCCAACCATTGCGTTCATAATCGCAAACGACTTTGCCTGTTTTAGGTCATCTACGCTTAAATCGCTCTGGGTTAAAAAACCGCTATCAATTAGCCTAGCCCTTGTCGTGCCATAAAGCAACGGCGTTTTTGGTGTAAGCCAAATTTCATCTTTTAAAATCGCGATATTTGCAATGCTTGTGTCAGTTATTAGCCCATTTTTTACCATTAAAATTTCGCTTTTATCGCCCTTTGCTTTATCTATTTTACTTCTATCAAGATACTTTTTTTCGTAACTAAAATTTATATCAACCAAATAAAATTCCCTAAATTCACGCATAGTATAAGGAGTAATCTCAAAACTAACCAACCAGCCAAACTCATCATAAACGACTTTTAGCCTGTGTATGCCTTTTAAATTCGTGTCACTAAAGTCATTTAGGTTAAATTTTAGCTCCGATTTTATGGCTTTGTTTATACGTTTTAAATGATAATCGGTATGTTTTAAAAGTCCATTTTCTAGCCTTATAGTTTCAAAAAGGTAGGTAGATTTTTCGTTTAAGTTCGTCGTATTCATCGTATAAATCGCTTTCTAGTGTAATTCCGCCACCGCTAAAAAATTTAAATCCATTATCAGTTTGTTTTATAAATCTTATCAAAACATAACTCTTTAAAATTTTACCATCAAAATATATAAAAACGCCAGTGTAAAATCCCCTATTTTCCAGCTCAACCTCATCTATAATCTCGCACGTTCTAGCCTTTGGTGTGCCAGTAATGCTTCCAGCTGGCAAAATCGCGTCAAAAATATCGCCAAAGCCTAAATTTTCACGAAGCTTTCCGCTAATGTGTGAGCTTGTTTGGTATAAATTTTTAGCCCTTGAGACATATCTAAAACGTTCTACTTTAACTTCACTAGCAACGATAGAAAGGTCATTTCTCATCAAATCAACCATCATCATCTGCTCACTAATCTCTTTTTTGTTATTTAGCAAAATTTCCTTTGCATTTGGTATGTTTGCGTCGATTGTGCCTTTCATTGGAAAGGTGTGTATAAAGCCGTTTTCTATCATCACAAAAGGCTCTGGCGTAAAGCAAACAAAGTCATTTTCTTTATAAATGACAGCCTTTTCATTTGCGTGATCAAATATGTTTTTTAAACTCAAATTTAGCTTCAAATTTGAGCTAAAACAGAGATTTAAAAGATAGCTATGACCCAAAAATTGATAATTTCTAACCTTATTAAATCTATCTT comes from the Campylobacter mucosalis genome and includes:
- the lolA gene encoding LolA-like outer membrane lipoprotein chaperone, with the translated sequence MKKILLIFAFCVASFASELNFNTIESDFAQVVNSKESKVTYTGKFYATSDNNALWIYYSPTPKKIYFSATHVVVVEDELEQAVVSKLENTPNLAQILANAKKITPTLYKAVYDDVEYFINTKNGLPQSIDYQDKLDNKIKITLNNTIKDKSIPANLLTPNVPKGYDIITQ
- a CDS encoding ATP-dependent DNA helicase gives rise to the protein MLEEILEILKHSNVFLTGGGGVGKSYLTSAIIKRYRSELKNVIVLGSTGISAVNIGGVSVHSFFKFGICSDFNELLAYDKKQTEKLKRLKTMLDSADLIVLDEISMVSANLLEMIRFRLLNSKFSGRLLFVGDFYQLPPVKKQTKQNALFDFSYAFNASAWRDFNLTNIELKISKRTQDIKFYDILSRLRVGVIDDEVASYTKSLLVFKFEPSENTSVLFGTNVGVDRLNNFMLERIKSPAITLKAQISVFEEGLNPKRLESFKASLNVSEELIIKLGARVIFITNKWGEYYNGEQGEVMQVVRDGAEISSVIIRKENGEICEVERNNFKLSEPISDENGLSERVLASFLQFPFKLSYALTIHKSQGMSISNLTCDLNQIFANGQLYVALSRAIDPANLKLIYSRTQDFYRYLQRVVKVDEEVRKFYMQSEFKNIKESI
- a CDS encoding M15 family metallopeptidase gives rise to the protein MKKSFLTIFLAVFFISCSSTAPAPNGDTAKQKDIPPSKITIVNLGEQSVNLLPKIDINEQFDASKMLSKRFANFDLKPSKKDAKNAFWALDIYKFKSNKPYYGSNLKPLTKEWFKKHHENANETAFLTLNAIGVTTANTDLRNLPTKEPVFFNPQNAAEGYPFDYLQSSTLSVGFPIFISHLSKDGAWAMVRDDDVWGWVSVNDIKIISKKEANEYQNSNFITILEDKTPVYDENGWFLFHARIGSLLPFSSESDLNFTGQIYTQNGKKTYKIAKEKSAKFPLVMNEKSLKTMISSLLNEPYGWGGISNLRDCSLLTKDLLGSFGLWLPRNSKAQSNIGEKISLENLTNEQKISVIKAKAVPYLTLLHSPGHIMIYVGVKDENVLILHDAWGIKTKDDGRALIGQTAITTLFVGSDVKNVEPSSLLISKIKSINILGQSEILKKIADEPCNDTDAKAKYNALAPLNTPLSDAGRCRDYEFLNKTYGSSQAQVSQNLKDVIWLKDFGAKRLKFNAKNGAADALQKVSDELNELAKKEPEILKFLNDSGTFKWRHIANTNRLSAHSYGIAIDINVSDSSYWQWHKEYKNTLPKEVVYIFEKHKFIWGGRWRHFDTMHFEYRPEIF
- a CDS encoding dihydroorotase is translated as MKVLIKNGVVVNYDGTIKANVLIENDKIIAVGNENFSADLEIDASNKLVMPGLIDMHVHFRDPGLEYKDDIISGSKAAVAGGVTTCLPMANTNPVNDNASITRAMIQKAKECGLIDLLPIGAITKSLNGNEIVEMGDMCEAGAVAFSDDGLPVSSSAVMRAALEYSAQHGSFCISHSEDCSLCRQGVMHEGAVSAILGLKGMAREKEEISVSRDMLLAKLTGGHVHIAHVSSAYSLKIIQMAKNDGIKITCEATPHHFTFSDDEILANAYDTNFKMSPPLREISDVKAIREALKSGLIDVIATDHAPHHTDEKCVEFDKAPFGIIGLQTLVPLTLRLVDENVISLEQMVALTSKNPAKILKLDNKGEIRAGFLADIAIIDPNLEYIYDEKLNKSKSINSPLIGKKLKGMAVKTIKSGRVVWDFEKD
- a CDS encoding aspartate carbamoyltransferase catalytic subunit, with the translated sequence MSYKRKDLLGLRELETSEILYFLDRAKEFKELNLQSVKKCDYLRGKTTINAFYENSTRTRTSFEIAAKRLGADAVNFSASTSSVNKGETLIDTINNMSAMKTDIIVLRHPSSGAAKLAATNTDASIVNAGDGLNEHPSQALLDLFTLCEFNKSLDKNTSVAIIGDIARSRVARSNIWAMRKFGIDVRLFAPAMMMPKDAQVFDCKIAKTMEEAVEGVDVIIMLRIQLERADGDVAFPSSREYSKFFGLNKVRANLAKKDAIILHPGPINRGVELNSDVADGEKSVILNQVENGVAVRMAILATLAQNRE
- a CDS encoding tetratricopeptide repeat protein, encoding MKKILIAGLAFASLVASENYQKAQEQFMAKDYLNAYTSFNRACGEGVKKACSMNAIMLFNGDGVKKDYAQAEQIFSKMCDENEAMACSKLAEMHAYGLNKDGKKDEEKTAALFKKACDLGYTAACNVLGK